A window of the bacterium genome harbors these coding sequences:
- the secE gene encoding preprotein translocase subunit SecE: MKKLLEKVKSYFDEIKTEMTKVSWPTRENLKDSTLVVLVVTLFFSVITGAVDRVLSWGVQQLYRLIG; encoded by the coding sequence ATGAAGAAGCTGCTCGAGAAGGTGAAGTCCTACTTTGATGAAATCAAAACCGAGATGACCAAGGTGAGTTGGCCGACCCGGGAGAATCTCAAAGACTCCACACTCGTGGTGTTGGTGGTTACACTCTTCTTTTCGGTCATCACAGGCGCGGTTGATCGCGTGCTCTCCTGGGGCGTGCAACAGCTTTACCGGTTGATCGGCTAG
- the rpoB gene encoding DNA-directed RNA polymerase subunit beta, with protein sequence MENTNGKRRSFSKLSTVIDLPDLLDIQLKSFNEFLQLDVEPSKRDNKGMQAVFKGIFPIYDSRENFCLDFVEYYIEKPKYDMDECQERGVTYSVPLKSKLRLSVKDEESGTFGETTEQIVYLGNIPFMTTRGTFIINGAERIVVSQLHRSPGVFFDELKHPNGTKLFSARIIPLRGSWVEFLTDISDVMYVYIDRRKKFPVTTLLRAIGYSSDKEVLQLFDLIDEVKLSDAKVKQFLGRQSINDVVDRETGEILLEKDAELTEEAIDRLKKAKITTVRLLRSDSAYGPEVISNTLRRDAAHSQEEALEAIYRQLRSGEPPDLDTAKQFLDRLFFNPKRYDLGEVGRYRLNKKLGLETPVSTTVLTESDIVTIIKYLLDMRNGHRTADDIDHLGNRRIRTVGEQLAQQMSVGLSRMARTIKERMNLRDSEKLTPQDLVNARTIISVINTFFGTSQLSQFMDQTNPLAELTHKRRLSALGPGGLTRERAGFEVRDVHYTHYGRLCPIETPEGPNIGLISSLTTFARINDFGFIETPYRRAKNGRVTSEIEYLSADDEDQYVIAQANAPIDNKGHFINNRVKARIKGEFPVVQPEEVHYMDVSPNQIVSAAAALIPFLEHDDANRALMGSNMQRQAVPLLVPEAPLVGTGFEAKVARDSRAMIISEHDGVVEHVETDRIIIRKDPSAGRGKKTDLEALLNFEESDLVSYRCTKFMRTNQDTCINQRPIVRVGDRVKKGEVLADGCATQGGELALGRNVLVAFMPWRGYNFEDAIVISERVVQKDIYTSLHIEEFELQVRDTKRGEEELTREIPNVSEESTKDLDENGIIRVGAEVVAGDILVGKVTPKGETDPTPEEKLLKAIFGEKAGDVKDASLKAPPGLKGIVIDTKLFSRKKKDAKSKRQEKKKVDEIEEWHTRELSRIKQLRNEKLINLLTGETAATIRDLHGKVVVRASTELTEERLSELDFDKLDRGEGWTEKKRINELVETLFSAYERKVQDTEEEYERRKLKIIVGDELPPGIVQLAKVYVAKKRKLMVGDKMAGRHGNKGVVAKIVPIEDMPHLEDGTPVDIVLNPLGVPSRMNLGQIFETTLGWAAAKLGLKYATPVFDGASEDEVIEEMKTAGIPEDGKVQLYDGRTGEPFNERGTVGQIYMLKLSHLVEDKIHARSIGPYSLITQQPLGGKAQFGGQRFGEMEVWALEAYGAAYTLQEILTVKSDDVRGRSKVYEAIVKGDNLPEPGLPESFNVLIRELQGLGLDVELVDDGENGKSN encoded by the coding sequence ATGGAGAATACCAACGGAAAGCGGCGCTCATTCTCGAAATTGAGCACCGTGATCGATCTGCCGGATTTGCTGGACATCCAGCTTAAGTCGTTCAACGAATTCCTGCAGCTCGATGTCGAGCCTTCCAAGCGCGACAACAAAGGAATGCAGGCAGTCTTCAAAGGAATTTTCCCGATTTATGACAGTCGGGAAAATTTTTGTTTGGACTTCGTGGAATACTACATCGAGAAGCCCAAGTATGACATGGACGAATGTCAGGAGCGGGGCGTCACCTATTCCGTGCCGCTCAAGTCCAAATTGCGGCTATCGGTGAAGGACGAAGAAAGCGGCACGTTCGGTGAAACCACCGAACAAATTGTCTATTTGGGCAATATTCCCTTCATGACCACGCGCGGGACCTTCATCATCAACGGCGCCGAGCGTATCGTGGTCAGCCAGCTTCATCGCTCCCCCGGCGTATTCTTCGATGAATTGAAGCATCCCAACGGCACCAAGCTCTTCTCCGCGCGCATCATCCCGCTGCGCGGCTCCTGGGTCGAATTCCTCACCGACATCAGCGATGTGATGTACGTCTATATCGACCGGCGCAAGAAATTCCCGGTCACCACGTTGCTGCGCGCCATCGGCTATTCCAGCGACAAGGAAGTGCTGCAGCTTTTCGACTTGATCGACGAAGTCAAACTGTCCGACGCCAAGGTCAAGCAGTTCCTCGGCCGCCAGTCGATCAACGACGTCGTCGATCGCGAGACCGGCGAAATCCTGCTCGAAAAAGACGCGGAGTTGACGGAAGAAGCGATTGATCGCTTGAAGAAGGCCAAGATCACCACCGTGCGCCTCCTGCGTTCCGACAGCGCTTACGGCCCGGAAGTGATCTCGAACACTCTGCGCCGCGATGCCGCCCACTCACAAGAAGAGGCGCTCGAGGCGATCTATCGCCAATTGCGCTCCGGTGAACCGCCGGATTTGGACACCGCCAAGCAGTTTCTGGATCGCCTGTTCTTCAACCCCAAGCGCTATGATCTCGGTGAAGTCGGCCGCTACCGGCTGAACAAGAAGCTGGGATTGGAGACGCCGGTGTCGACCACGGTGCTCACCGAATCCGACATCGTGACCATCATCAAATACCTGCTCGACATGCGCAACGGCCATCGCACTGCGGACGACATTGACCATCTGGGCAATCGCCGCATCCGCACGGTGGGCGAGCAGCTCGCGCAGCAGATGAGCGTCGGCTTGTCCCGCATGGCGCGCACGATCAAGGAGCGCATGAACCTGCGTGACAGCGAAAAGCTCACCCCGCAGGATCTGGTGAACGCGCGCACGATCATTTCGGTGATCAACACCTTCTTCGGCACCAGCCAGCTCTCGCAGTTCATGGACCAAACCAACCCGCTTGCCGAATTGACTCACAAGCGGCGTCTTTCGGCGCTCGGCCCCGGCGGTTTGACGCGTGAGCGTGCCGGTTTCGAAGTCCGCGACGTGCATTATACCCACTATGGCCGGCTGTGCCCGATCGAAACGCCGGAAGGACCGAACATCGGTTTGATTTCCTCGCTGACCACGTTTGCCCGCATCAATGATTTCGGCTTCATCGAGACGCCGTATCGCCGGGCCAAGAACGGCCGCGTGACGAGTGAAATCGAATACCTCTCGGCCGATGATGAAGACCAGTACGTGATTGCCCAGGCCAATGCGCCGATCGACAACAAAGGACACTTCATCAACAACCGGGTAAAGGCGCGCATCAAGGGTGAGTTTCCCGTGGTGCAGCCCGAAGAAGTGCACTACATGGACGTGTCGCCCAACCAGATCGTGTCCGCGGCCGCGGCGCTCATTCCATTTCTCGAACACGACGATGCCAACCGCGCGCTGATGGGCTCCAACATGCAGCGCCAGGCAGTGCCATTGCTGGTGCCGGAGGCGCCGTTGGTCGGCACCGGTTTCGAGGCCAAAGTTGCCCGCGATTCGCGCGCCATGATCATTTCCGAGCATGACGGCGTCGTCGAGCACGTCGAAACGGACAGAATCATCATCCGGAAAGATCCCTCGGCGGGCCGCGGCAAAAAGACTGATCTCGAGGCCTTGTTGAATTTTGAAGAATCCGACCTGGTCAGCTATCGCTGCACCAAGTTTATGCGGACCAACCAGGACACGTGCATCAATCAACGGCCCATCGTGCGCGTCGGCGATCGCGTCAAGAAAGGCGAGGTGCTGGCCGATGGTTGCGCCACCCAGGGTGGCGAGTTGGCCTTGGGCCGCAACGTGCTGGTGGCGTTCATGCCCTGGCGCGGATACAATTTTGAAGATGCCATCGTCATCTCCGAGCGCGTGGTTCAGAAGGACATCTATACCTCGCTGCATATCGAGGAATTCGAGCTGCAGGTGCGTGACACCAAGCGCGGCGAGGAGGAGCTGACCCGTGAAATCCCCAATGTCTCCGAGGAATCCACCAAAGATCTCGACGAGAACGGCATCATTCGCGTGGGCGCGGAAGTGGTGGCGGGCGATATTCTCGTCGGCAAAGTCACCCCCAAAGGCGAGACCGATCCGACTCCGGAAGAAAAGCTGCTGAAGGCCATTTTTGGCGAGAAAGCCGGCGATGTCAAGGATGCTTCGCTCAAGGCGCCGCCTGGCCTGAAGGGAATCGTCATCGACACCAAACTCTTCTCGCGCAAGAAAAAGGATGCCAAGTCGAAACGCCAGGAGAAGAAGAAGGTCGACGAGATCGAAGAATGGCATACGCGGGAATTGAGCCGCATCAAGCAACTGCGCAACGAGAAGCTCATCAATCTGCTCACCGGCGAAACGGCCGCGACCATTCGCGACCTGCACGGCAAAGTCGTGGTGCGTGCCAGCACCGAATTGACCGAAGAGCGCCTCTCCGAGCTGGATTTTGACAAACTCGACCGCGGCGAAGGCTGGACCGAAAAGAAGCGCATCAACGAACTGGTGGAGACGCTGTTCTCTGCTTATGAGCGCAAAGTCCAGGACACGGAAGAGGAATACGAGCGGCGCAAGCTCAAGATCATTGTGGGCGATGAACTGCCGCCCGGCATCGTGCAGCTTGCCAAGGTCTATGTGGCCAAGAAACGCAAGCTGATGGTGGGCGACAAGATGGCCGGCCGTCACGGCAACAAGGGCGTCGTGGCCAAGATCGTCCCGATCGAGGACATGCCCCACTTGGAAGACGGGACCCCGGTTGACATCGTGCTCAATCCGCTGGGCGTGCCCTCCCGTATGAATCTGGGCCAGATTTTTGAAACCACCCTGGGTTGGGCGGCGGCCAAACTCGGACTGAAGTATGCCACACCGGTTTTCGATGGCGCCAGTGAAGATGAAGTCATCGAAGAAATGAAGACGGCCGGCATTCCCGAAGACGGCAAGGTGCAATTGTATGACGGCCGCACCGGCGAGCCTTTCAATGAGCGTGGCACGGTCGGCCAAATCTACATGCTCAAGCTCTCCCACTTGGTGGAAGACAAGATTCATGCCCGTTCGATCGGCCCGTACTCTCTGATCACCCAGCAGCCGCTGGGCGGCAAGGCGCAGTTCGGTGGCCAGCGTTTTGGCGAAATGGAAGTCTGGGCTTTGGAGGCTTATGGCGCTGCTTACACCCTGCAGGAAATCCTGACGGTGAAATCGGATGACGTGCGCGGCCGCTCCAAGGTCTATGAAGCCATTGTCAAAGGCGACAATCTGCCCGAGCCTGGCTTGCCGGAATCTTTCAATGTTCTCATTCGAGAACTGCAGGGCCTGGGGTTGGACGTTGAGCTTGTCGATGACGGCGAGAACGGCAAGTCCAACTGA
- the rplL gene encoding 50S ribosomal protein L7/L12, with the protein MSVLELSNLVKAIEERFGVSAAAPAVAMMPQAGGAMPAQAAVEEKTEFDVVLASAGANKINVIKVVRTMTNLGLKEAKDLVDSAPKTLKEGINKEEAQKIKAQLEEAGATVEIK; encoded by the coding sequence ATGAGTGTTCTTGAACTGTCCAATTTGGTCAAGGCCATCGAAGAGAGATTCGGCGTGTCCGCAGCAGCGCCTGCGGTTGCCATGATGCCCCAGGCTGGCGGTGCGATGCCGGCGCAAGCGGCCGTGGAAGAGAAGACGGAGTTCGACGTGGTGTTGGCCAGTGCCGGCGCCAACAAGATCAACGTCATCAAAGTCGTGCGCACGATGACCAATCTCGGCTTGAAGGAAGCCAAAGACCTGGTGGACAGCGCACCCAAGACTTTAAAAGAGGGCATCAACAAAGAAGAAGCCCAGAAGATCAAAGCGCAACTCGAAGAAGCGGGCGCCACGGTCGAGATCAAGTAA
- the rplA gene encoding 50S ribosomal protein L1 produces the protein MMKHSRRFRELAKLVDPGKEYSLEEAVALLKKSATAKFNETIEVAMRLGVDPRHADQVVRGTVSLPHGTGKTVRVLVLCKTAKEAEAREAGADYAGFEEYIKKINEGWFEFDVVIATPDVMGEVGKLGKVLGPRGLMPNPKSGTVTFEVGQAVKEVKAGKIEFRVDKSGILHVNVGKASFTETQIVDNVRTFIETVIRLKPASSKGQYVRSITLSSTMGPGIAIDNNAVMGDLKV, from the coding sequence ATTATGAAACATAGCCGTCGCTTTCGTGAGCTTGCCAAGCTGGTTGATCCAGGCAAAGAGTACTCCCTGGAAGAGGCCGTGGCTCTGTTGAAGAAATCGGCGACCGCCAAGTTCAACGAGACAATTGAAGTGGCAATGCGCCTGGGCGTCGATCCCCGGCACGCCGACCAGGTCGTGCGCGGCACGGTGTCCTTGCCGCACGGCACCGGCAAAACGGTGCGTGTGCTGGTGTTGTGCAAAACCGCCAAGGAGGCCGAGGCGCGCGAGGCCGGTGCGGATTATGCCGGTTTCGAAGAGTATATCAAAAAGATCAATGAAGGCTGGTTTGAATTCGATGTCGTCATTGCCACGCCCGATGTTATGGGCGAAGTCGGCAAGCTCGGCAAGGTGCTGGGGCCGCGCGGCCTCATGCCCAACCCCAAGAGCGGCACGGTCACCTTTGAGGTCGGACAAGCCGTGAAAGAAGTCAAAGCCGGCAAAATCGAATTCCGAGTGGACAAAAGCGGCATTCTTCATGTGAATGTCGGCAAGGCGTCTTTCACGGAAACCCAGATTGTCGACAACGTGCGGACCTTCATTGAAACCGTCATTCGCCTGAAGCCGGCGTCATCGAAGGGCCAGTATGTGCGCAGCATCACGCTGTCGAGCACGATGGGGCCGGGCATCGCGATCGACAACAATGCCGTGATGGGCGATCTTAAAGTTTAG
- the nusG gene encoding transcription termination/antitermination protein NusG: MEETSEKNTETSGTETSAKRWYAIHVLSGHERKVKAYLENEAAALGLSDRITGVLIPSEEVTEMREGKKRVRNKTFFPGYMLVEMVLDKDTQHLILNTPGITNFVGPKNKPQPLRQDEIDRILGRVQESRAKEIVSVPFKVGDPVRVTDGPFLDFTGFVEEINEEKKKAKVMVSIFGRSTPVELDFLQIESEK, from the coding sequence GTGGAAGAAACTTCTGAAAAGAATACCGAGACCTCAGGTACTGAGACCTCGGCGAAAAGATGGTACGCGATTCACGTTCTCTCCGGACATGAACGGAAGGTCAAGGCCTATTTGGAGAATGAAGCCGCCGCCTTGGGCCTTTCCGATCGCATTACTGGGGTGCTGATCCCGTCCGAAGAAGTCACCGAGATGCGCGAGGGGAAAAAACGCGTCCGCAACAAGACATTCTTTCCGGGCTACATGCTCGTCGAGATGGTGCTCGACAAGGACACCCAGCACCTGATTCTCAACACCCCCGGCATCACCAATTTCGTCGGCCCCAAAAACAAGCCACAGCCGCTCCGCCAGGATGAAATTGATCGCATCCTCGGGCGGGTGCAAGAGAGTCGCGCCAAGGAAATCGTTTCTGTTCCTTTCAAAGTGGGCGATCCGGTGCGCGTGACCGACGGGCCGTTTCTGGATTTCACCGGTTTTGTCGAGGAAATAAACGAGGAAAAGAAGAAGGCGAAAGTGATGGTCAGCATTTTTGGGCGGTCCACGCCTGTTGAGCTGGATTTCCTGCAAATCGAGTCAGAAAAATAA
- a CDS encoding arginine repressor: MKLTKQQRQMIIRELIVSNHISSQDELSRMLRRQRVEVTQATLSRDLREMRIARMPEDNGVRYVLPEVAEGKKLRRVVQEEIVQIQGNECAILIKTLPGRAPGVGVFIDHLRHPEILGTVAGNDTLLVVPAGMSKTQAVIDFLRNLGASDQKAEANNQPAS; this comes from the coding sequence ATGAAACTGACGAAGCAGCAACGTCAAATGATCATACGCGAATTGATTGTCTCCAATCATATCTCCAGCCAGGATGAACTGAGCCGAATGTTGCGGCGCCAGCGCGTAGAAGTCACTCAAGCCACGCTCTCGCGCGACTTGCGCGAAATGCGCATCGCGCGCATGCCGGAAGACAACGGCGTGCGCTACGTCCTGCCGGAAGTCGCGGAAGGCAAAAAGCTGCGCCGCGTCGTGCAGGAGGAGATCGTGCAGATTCAAGGCAATGAATGCGCGATTCTGATCAAAACCTTGCCCGGCCGGGCGCCCGGTGTGGGCGTGTTCATCGATCATCTCAGACACCCGGAGATCCTCGGCACCGTGGCCGGCAACGATACTCTGCTCGTTGTTCCGGCAGGCATGAGCAAGACCCAGGCAGTGATCGACTTCCTGCGCAACCTGGGCGCCAGTGATCAGAAAGCCGAGGCTAACAACCAACCGGCCTCATAG
- the rplK gene encoding 50S ribosomal protein L11 → MAKKIVKEIKLQIPGGQANPAPPVGPALGQHGVNIMEFCKAFNAKTSDRQGLVIPVIITVYSDRSFTFVLKTPPASVLLLKAMGAAKGSGEPNRNKIGKVSKEQVRQIAQSKMEDLNANDIEAAMRMVQGTARSMGVEIA, encoded by the coding sequence ATGGCAAAGAAAATCGTCAAGGAAATCAAACTGCAGATCCCCGGTGGGCAGGCCAATCCCGCGCCGCCAGTTGGCCCGGCGCTCGGCCAGCATGGCGTCAATATCATGGAATTCTGCAAGGCGTTCAACGCCAAGACCTCGGATCGGCAGGGTCTGGTGATCCCGGTGATCATCACAGTTTACTCCGACCGTTCCTTCACGTTCGTGCTCAAAACGCCGCCCGCCTCGGTGTTGCTGCTCAAGGCCATGGGCGCCGCCAAAGGCTCGGGTGAGCCGAATCGCAACAAGATCGGCAAGGTGAGCAAGGAGCAGGTTCGTCAGATTGCGCAATCCAAGATGGAAGATTTGAATGCCAATGATATCGAGGCGGCCATGCGGATGGTGCAGGGTACGGCGCGCAGCATGGGTGTTGAAATCGCGTGA
- the rpmG gene encoding 50S ribosomal protein L33, translating into MRENIALECSVCKRRNYAMTKNKKTHTARVEFKKFCRFCNKHTSHKESR; encoded by the coding sequence GTGAGAGAGAACATCGCCCTGGAATGCAGTGTCTGCAAGCGCCGCAATTATGCCATGACGAAGAACAAGAAGACGCATACGGCGCGCGTCGAATTCAAGAAGTTCTGCCGCTTCTGTAACAAGCACACGAGTCACAAGGAATCGCGCTAG
- the rplJ gene encoding 50S ribosomal protein L10 has product MPETKPIRPEKQEVVTDLAARLSAARSVFVTDYSGLTVEAITRLRRQLRKSNVDFRVSKNTLTRLAATQVGMKDIVPHLEGTTAIAFGMGDPAAPAKVLLDFLKNSEKPTIRAFVFEGQFYDGKLAEQISKLPSRNELLARLLGGLNAPVTGLASSLQGIVRKLAYALNAVAEQKQQTAGTP; this is encoded by the coding sequence ATGCCAGAAACCAAACCGATTCGGCCGGAAAAGCAGGAAGTCGTCACCGATCTCGCCGCCAGGCTGTCGGCGGCCAGAAGCGTCTTTGTCACCGATTATTCGGGTCTCACCGTCGAGGCGATCACCCGGCTGCGCCGTCAGTTGCGCAAATCCAACGTCGATTTTCGCGTCAGCAAGAACACGTTGACGCGCTTGGCGGCGACTCAGGTTGGGATGAAAGACATTGTGCCCCATCTCGAAGGCACGACCGCGATTGCCTTCGGCATGGGGGACCCGGCCGCGCCTGCCAAGGTGTTGCTCGATTTTCTGAAAAACAGCGAGAAGCCGACCATCAGGGCCTTTGTGTTTGAAGGCCAGTTCTATGACGGCAAGCTCGCGGAACAAATCTCCAAGCTGCCCAGCCGCAACGAGTTGCTGGCGCGCTTGTTGGGCGGCTTGAATGCGCCCGTCACCGGCCTGGCCAGTTCGTTGCAGGGCATTGTGCGCAAGCTGGCCTATGCCCTCAACGCCGTCGCCGAGCAGAAGCAGCAGACGGCGGGCACGCCCTGA